A window of Candidatus Eisenbacteria bacterium contains these coding sequences:
- a CDS encoding permease, which produces MLQAKGAPIELGEFAHKRALIKAALVLSVISWIGDFIYKAINDISYINRSECVLYRIFPGIAFTIFEYLFETIIIVFVSIYVALLFGRYFLRFNRYFPKNPVTAFLYGSLIPVCSCAAIPLVSTMRGKMKFQSRIAFVLAAPVLSPQIIVMSFSILGFRYGILRILASFLMVLATAHLMGFFSGEADSTRPRELSFDCARNCGPAGDDIYLATFRMFKKVLPYLITAGMIGIALESMDLKRMMLFFTDINGPSGILMITLIGIPLYFCNGAEILFLRPLVSHGFPLGSAVAVSLTSTAICISSIGLLFQFMGKRLTLILTLLILGIALVLALLINAIFPA; this is translated from the coding sequence ATGTTACAGGCAAAAGGGGCGCCGATTGAACTTGGGGAGTTCGCTCATAAGAGGGCGCTAATAAAAGCCGCTCTAGTATTGAGCGTCATAAGCTGGATTGGAGATTTCATCTATAAGGCGATCAACGATATCTCATATATAAATCGGAGTGAATGCGTGCTCTATCGTATCTTTCCCGGGATTGCATTCACCATATTCGAATATCTATTTGAGACAATTATCATTGTCTTTGTCAGCATTTACGTTGCTCTTTTGTTTGGCCGTTATTTCCTTCGATTCAACAGATATTTTCCCAAAAACCCGGTGACGGCCTTTCTTTATGGATCCCTTATACCTGTTTGTTCCTGCGCGGCCATACCATTGGTTTCGACCATGAGAGGAAAGATGAAGTTCCAGTCAAGAATCGCCTTCGTTCTTGCGGCGCCCGTGTTATCTCCCCAGATCATTGTTATGTCCTTCTCAATTCTTGGCTTTCGCTATGGAATTCTCCGAATTCTTGCCTCCTTTTTGATGGTTCTTGCTACAGCCCATCTCATGGGATTTTTCAGCGGGGAGGCTGATTCTACGCGGCCGAGGGAACTAAGTTTTGATTGCGCTCGAAATTGCGGCCCTGCCGGAGATGATATTTACCTGGCGACATTTAGAATGTTCAAGAAGGTGCTTCCTTACCTGATCACAGCCGGCATGATTGGGATCGCCTTGGAGAGCATGGACTTGAAAAGAATGATGCTCTTTTTTACGGATATCAACGGGCCGTCAGGGATTCTCATGATCACTCTGATCGGGATCCCTCTCTATTTCTGCAATGGAGCTGAAATCCTTTTCCTGCGCCCGCTCGTATCGCATGGGTTCCCCCTGGGTTCAGCCGTGGCGGTCTCTCTGACGTCCACCGCCATTTGCATCTCTTCCATCGGCCTGTTGTTTCAATTCATGGGCAAGCGGCTGACATTGATATTGACGCTATTGATCCTTGGTATCGCGCTTGTGTTGGCCCTCCTCATCAACGCCATTTTCCCGGCCTAG
- a CDS encoding T9SS type A sorting domain-containing protein yields MKRIMSICCLILAGAAVASAQTSIEWDRTFGGTANDGFRSIIATDDGGILAVGLTYSFSANADIYLAKLDAQGDSTWTKTIGGAGRDYGWGICQTNDGGYVITGYTTLAGSGGMDLYLIKIDTGGNVLWSKTYGGEGDEEGRAVCETGDGHLIISGWTESFGAGQKDLYFLKADSAGDTLWTKTFGGEGLDWGTAVCETSDGAYGVGGTIGTTASNNLDLYLLKIHADGTLLWEKNLASSGEIDADFGTGIWPTENGGIVITGYGNDHTLNDAEDIWLIHVDGDGNELWSHRYGEPGNYYDYGCAVSRTSDDGFLICGVTKEPITQKNDLYLVKTDADGNKLWSQVIENSGSQWGSSIAALTGDTFAIAGHTEASGAGRFDGWILKLYAPAAGLDEPENDGHGAFIKMSPNPSRAETNIRFNLLHAARVQLDVVDAAGRRIKTLLDERKQGGEYTVNWNTEMFGSGVYYYVLIVDGETTSRKLVLLN; encoded by the coding sequence ATGAAGAGAATAATGTCTATCTGCTGTCTGATTTTGGCCGGCGCGGCTGTGGCGTCAGCCCAAACGAGTATTGAATGGGATCGCACATTTGGGGGGACGGCCAATGACGGTTTCCGTTCCATCATAGCAACAGATGACGGCGGGATACTCGCTGTCGGCTTAACCTACTCCTTCAGCGCCAATGCGGATATCTATCTTGCCAAGCTGGACGCACAAGGTGACTCCACATGGACAAAGACCATTGGCGGCGCCGGGAGAGATTATGGGTGGGGAATCTGCCAAACAAATGATGGTGGATATGTAATAACCGGCTATACCACATTAGCCGGATCCGGTGGGATGGATTTGTATCTTATAAAAATCGATACCGGCGGCAATGTACTCTGGTCCAAAACCTATGGTGGAGAAGGAGACGAGGAGGGCCGGGCGGTTTGTGAAACCGGCGACGGACATTTAATCATCTCCGGCTGGACAGAGTCGTTTGGAGCCGGGCAGAAAGATCTCTATTTCCTCAAAGCGGATTCCGCGGGAGATACCCTATGGACAAAAACCTTTGGGGGTGAGGGTCTTGATTGGGGAACAGCGGTCTGTGAGACCAGCGATGGAGCCTATGGTGTGGGTGGGACAATTGGGACAACCGCTTCCAACAATCTCGACCTCTATCTTCTCAAAATTCATGCGGACGGCACCCTGCTTTGGGAAAAAAACTTGGCATCCAGCGGTGAAATTGATGCGGATTTCGGTACAGGAATTTGGCCCACCGAAAACGGGGGCATCGTCATCACGGGCTATGGGAACGACCACACGCTCAATGACGCCGAAGATATCTGGCTCATTCATGTAGATGGTGATGGCAATGAATTATGGAGCCACCGGTACGGCGAGCCCGGCAATTACTATGATTACGGCTGCGCCGTCAGCCGGACATCCGATGACGGTTTCTTGATCTGCGGCGTCACAAAAGAACCCATCACACAAAAAAACGATCTTTACCTTGTGAAGACGGATGCGGACGGAAACAAGCTCTGGTCCCAGGTTATTGAAAATTCCGGATCGCAATGGGGAAGCTCCATTGCCGCATTGACCGGCGACACTTTCGCCATCGCGGGCCATACAGAAGCTTCGGGCGCCGGCCGTTTTGATGGGTGGATCTTGAAGCTTTATGCGCCTGCAGCCGGGCTGGATGAACCGGAAAATGACGGGCACGGCGCTTTCATCAAAATGTCTCCAAACCCCAGCCGGGCGGAGACAAACATCCGGTTCAACCTGCTGCATGCGGCGCGCGTTCAACTTGATGTTGTGGATGCGGCCGGCCGAAGAATCAAGACCTTGCTGGACGAGCGAAAGCAAGGTGGAGAGTACACAGTCAATTGGAATACAGAGATGTTTGGATCGGGTGTCTACTACTATGTACTCATCGTCGATGGCGAGACAACCTCACGCAAACTGGTTCTTCTCAACTAG
- a CDS encoding phosphonate ABC transporter ATP-binding protein: protein MFASHGDGAISEEDHMRVLTFQVSVPPDTPDTSGLFIAGDFQGWNPASETHKLDRIDRRTYQITLSLPYEQHIQFKFTRGHWGVVEKGSHGEEIANRTLFITESGTHTFTVAAWADNPPVKNSITGNVSTITIPAFARNRRIWVYLPPNYATEPDRRYPVLYMLDGQNIFDNATSFAGEWGVDEICERLILAGEIQPIIVIAIDNGGADRVNEYTPWPDSSRREGGAADKHLQEIISNVIPYVNDHYKTMTNPEQTGLAGSSLGGLTAVYAGFTYPETFGLIAGLSPSIWWDDNHLIRYVQSSKKRPLKLYMDMGTLESGTKRDTDNSGISNSIRQLRSLHGVMLEKGFIPGIDLKSFEDEGANHHESFWAARFPATLQFLFPPTL from the coding sequence ATGTTTGCGTCTCATGGTGACGGCGCCATTTCTGAAGAGGATCATATGAGGGTGTTAACCTTTCAAGTAAGCGTCCCGCCCGACACCCCCGACACTTCCGGTTTATTCATCGCAGGGGATTTTCAGGGTTGGAATCCGGCCAGCGAGACTCACAAATTAGACAGGATTGATCGGCGGACCTATCAGATCACGCTGAGCCTGCCGTACGAGCAACACATCCAATTTAAGTTTACCCGTGGACATTGGGGTGTTGTAGAGAAGGGTTCCCACGGAGAGGAGATAGCCAACAGAACACTGTTCATTACCGAATCCGGCACACACACATTCACCGTTGCGGCTTGGGCGGATAATCCACCGGTAAAAAACAGCATCACGGGCAATGTAAGCACGATCACTATTCCAGCTTTTGCGAGAAACCGCCGAATCTGGGTCTACCTGCCTCCAAACTACGCCACCGAACCTGATAGACGCTATCCGGTTCTATATATGCTGGATGGACAGAACATCTTTGATAATGCCACGAGTTTTGCCGGCGAATGGGGCGTTGATGAGATTTGTGAACGTTTGATCTTAGCGGGTGAAATCCAGCCGATTATTGTCATCGCCATAGATAACGGAGGAGCTGATCGCGTGAATGAGTACACTCCCTGGCCCGATTCCAGCCGGCGAGAAGGAGGCGCCGCAGACAAGCATCTGCAAGAAATCATTTCCAATGTTATTCCATATGTCAATGACCATTACAAAACAATGACAAATCCAGAACAGACAGGGCTCGCAGGTTCGTCGTTGGGCGGTTTGACGGCCGTTTACGCCGGATTCACTTATCCGGAGACGTTCGGTCTGATTGCCGGACTTTCCCCCTCTATCTGGTGGGATGACAATCATCTTATTCGATATGTTCAATCCAGCAAAAAGCGGCCCTTAAAATTGTACATGGATATGGGAACACTTGAATCCGGCACAAAGAGAGATACCGACAACAGCGGCATCAGCAACAGCATCAGACAGCTTCGATCCCTGCATGGTGTCATGCTGGAGAAGGGCTTCATACCCGGTATCGATCTCAAAAGCTTCGAAGACGAAGGCGCCAACCATCACGAATCATTCTGGGCCGCCCGATTCCCGGCAACCCTCCAGTTTCTTTTTCCCCCGACATTATGA
- a CDS encoding DJ-1/PfpI family protein has product MRKIFITILLLLLAATSNAAISAAEGITADVDRESDEINILLVICFPYGANINLMRDVMELYGWNVTTTALTPLTGPCYYGGPMTVDIPLTDITDLSPYDCVAIMQSKAWSGTSHAQLLSSPEALALVAQAVSENLLVAAHCGGTRVLAAADVINGVRVTGHGLYEDEYIAAGGIYVGNPSPPVLDGNILTVVRGQYYSYQFCDAVAAAIDSMRAASTNN; this is encoded by the coding sequence ATGAGGAAAATCTTCATAACGATTTTGTTGCTATTGCTGGCCGCCACATCAAATGCGGCAATTTCAGCGGCTGAGGGAATCACAGCGGATGTCGACCGCGAATCGGATGAGATTAACATTTTACTCGTCATCTGCTTCCCTTATGGCGCAAACATTAATCTCATGCGCGATGTCATGGAACTCTACGGTTGGAATGTGACAACAACGGCCCTCACGCCGCTGACCGGACCATGTTACTACGGCGGTCCAATGACGGTGGATATACCGCTCACAGATATCACCGACCTCTCTCCATATGATTGTGTCGCTATCATGCAATCAAAGGCATGGTCCGGCACATCACACGCACAACTCTTGAGTAGCCCGGAAGCCCTCGCCCTCGTCGCTCAGGCGGTGAGTGAAAACCTTCTTGTCGCGGCCCATTGCGGAGGAACCCGGGTTCTTGCCGCCGCGGATGTAATCAATGGGGTGAGAGTTACGGGTCATGGATTATATGAAGATGAATATATCGCGGCCGGCGGCATTTATGTCGGCAATCCTTCTCCTCCCGTTCTCGATGGAAATATTTTAACGGTCGTCAGGGGACAATACTACAGCTACCAATTTTGCGATGCTGTCGCGGCAGCAATCGATAGCATGCGGGCGGCCTCCACGAATAATTAA
- a CDS encoding PLP-dependent aspartate aminotransferase family protein translates to MRKSTQCVHAGGYKDETTRGINTPIFTSSSYEYLGMDDIPYPRYFNTPNHDVIVKKICALEGAESGLLFSSGMAAISTAILAFAGTGDHVVMMDELYGGTHSFATAEFDRLGIKYTFAETDAESICDAITDRTKIIVLESPTNPLLGIIDIRKVADFAKQNSIVTILDNTFATPINQNPFRLGIDIVMHSGTKYLGGHSDLCCGVIVTTTEKTLHIRELARHLGGSLNATTCYTLERSLKTLALRVERQSSNAQRIAEFLAGRNSVRRVYYPGLSSSPSHELAKSQMENFGGMLSFELDESKITVTEFLKRLEIIRPAVSLGGVESIICSPAVTSHAKISAEERNRIGISDSLLRLSVGIEHIDDLTEDLRKALND, encoded by the coding sequence TTGAGAAAAAGCACCCAATGCGTCCACGCCGGAGGCTACAAAGATGAGACGACGCGCGGAATCAACACACCAATCTTCACTTCCTCATCATATGAATATCTCGGGATGGACGATATTCCCTATCCCCGGTATTTCAACACACCAAATCATGACGTCATTGTAAAAAAGATCTGCGCTTTAGAGGGCGCCGAGAGCGGCCTTCTCTTTTCATCCGGAATGGCGGCAATCAGCACGGCCATCCTGGCCTTTGCCGGCACCGGCGATCATGTTGTGATGATGGATGAGCTCTATGGCGGCACACACTCATTCGCCACCGCCGAGTTCGATCGGCTTGGGATAAAGTATACATTTGCCGAAACCGACGCCGAATCGATTTGCGATGCCATAACGGATCGAACCAAGATAATTGTGCTTGAATCTCCAACAAATCCCCTACTCGGTATCATCGATATAAGGAAGGTGGCGGATTTCGCCAAACAGAATTCTATTGTAACCATTCTGGACAACACCTTTGCAACGCCTATAAATCAGAACCCATTCAGACTCGGTATAGATATTGTCATGCACAGCGGCACAAAATACTTGGGCGGCCATAGCGATCTCTGTTGCGGTGTGATCGTGACAACTACGGAAAAGACCTTGCATATCAGGGAATTGGCCCGCCATCTCGGAGGAAGTCTGAACGCGACAACTTGCTATACATTGGAGCGTAGTCTAAAAACCTTGGCTTTGCGGGTCGAGCGGCAGTCATCAAATGCGCAGCGGATCGCCGAATTTCTTGCCGGCCGAAACAGCGTCCGCCGGGTTTATTACCCCGGCCTATCCTCCTCTCCCTCACATGAGCTCGCCAAATCGCAGATGGAGAATTTTGGAGGGATGCTTTCATTTGAACTGGACGAGTCAAAAATCACCGTCACAGAGTTTCTCAAGAGGCTCGAAATTATTCGACCTGCGGTCAGCCTGGGGGGCGTCGAGTCGATTATTTGTTCTCCGGCCGTCACTTCTCATGCAAAAATCTCAGCGGAGGAAAGAAACCGGATAGGAATCAGCGATTCTTTGTTGAGATTATCCGTCGGAATCGAGCACATCGATGATT
- a CDS encoding winged helix-turn-helix domain-containing protein: MDNPGKPLPHRPAAVSPFYLNEYFIQPSLNRVTIKEEIQQIEPRIMHVLVCLADRPGEVVSRDALLQAVWGDSIVGEEAITVAISELRRILKDNTKSPHYIETIRKGGYRLITEVRHAEADQPPPRTAEVNARPRTVPPAFDKREVSKSRPWLIWAPAIILAILSIAIIQQWRKGPPAEPAILKGRPFTSYPGNEMYPALSPDGKQVAFVWAGEDGDNYDIYVKQLDTETPLRLTDNPADESYPAWSPDGNTIAFVRYGERAGIYIKPVLGGSERRLSFIENSVGGLDWSPDGRWIAFSAAADPKEPYLIALLSLETMEIKYLTFIQEEFTCDSWPAFSPDGKTIAFIRAGYSAQRDIFLIPTGGGTERRLTRFQHSIQGLDWTSDGRSLVIAAAPSGHFSLWRVTIDNGALAWLPTHSATVANPSIAVKGAGLVFEEHIFDCNIWRVPMTHPDACGVSGPFISSTRTDCQARYSQDGGRIAFISSRSGSREIWICDADGKRPRQLTNFNGAFIMEPRWSPDGNRLAFTAMPEGNASVYIMEIDSSLPKLLTHDNHNETRPFWSSDGEHLYFTREDAGRWQIWKMDQEGKSRVLVTDDGIEAFKESEDGLYLYYWRPLDFCICRLSLIDGERTCYTDGKVLSNWNCYTPTPKGVYSIQRKPGYSLLVFYDYSTCQTDSILALNEKRYIDIDISPDGQYLLYSGNEKYERDLILVEDFR, from the coding sequence ATGGACAATCCGGGTAAACCATTGCCGCATCGCCCCGCGGCTGTCAGCCCCTTCTACCTTAACGAATACTTCATTCAGCCCTCACTGAACCGGGTGACGATTAAGGAAGAGATCCAACAAATAGAACCCCGCATCATGCATGTCTTGGTCTGTCTTGCCGACCGCCCCGGTGAAGTTGTCTCACGCGATGCTCTGCTTCAGGCGGTCTGGGGTGATTCTATCGTCGGTGAGGAAGCGATCACCGTCGCCATTTCGGAATTGCGCCGGATTCTGAAAGACAACACCAAGTCCCCCCATTATATCGAGACGATTCGCAAGGGGGGATACCGTCTGATCACCGAGGTGAGGCATGCTGAAGCGGATCAGCCGCCGCCCCGAACAGCGGAGGTTAACGCACGCCCGCGAACCGTTCCTCCGGCATTCGATAAAAGAGAGGTCTCCAAATCAAGACCATGGTTGATCTGGGCGCCGGCGATCATCCTGGCGATCCTCTCCATAGCCATCATTCAGCAGTGGCGCAAAGGGCCTCCGGCTGAACCGGCGATCCTCAAGGGGAGGCCTTTCACAAGCTATCCAGGAAACGAGATGTATCCGGCGCTGTCGCCCGATGGAAAACAGGTGGCTTTTGTCTGGGCGGGTGAAGATGGAGATAATTATGATATTTATGTTAAACAACTGGACACGGAGACCCCTTTAAGATTGACCGACAATCCGGCGGATGAATCGTATCCGGCTTGGTCCCCTGACGGCAATACAATTGCCTTCGTGCGCTATGGAGAGAGAGCAGGAATCTATATAAAACCGGTCCTGGGCGGATCAGAACGCAGGTTGTCTTTTATCGAGAACTCCGTCGGCGGATTGGATTGGTCGCCCGACGGACGGTGGATCGCCTTTTCGGCGGCGGCGGACCCCAAAGAGCCCTATCTCATCGCCCTTCTTTCCCTCGAGACAATGGAGATTAAATATCTAACCTTCATCCAGGAGGAGTTTACCTGCGATTCCTGGCCGGCCTTTTCTCCGGACGGCAAAACAATAGCCTTTATTCGCGCCGGCTATAGCGCCCAACGGGATATCTTCCTGATTCCCACGGGAGGCGGAACCGAACGGCGGCTGACGCGATTTCAACATAGTATCCAGGGGCTCGATTGGACATCGGACGGGAGGAGTCTTGTCATCGCGGCGGCTCCATCGGGACACTTTTCATTATGGCGCGTCACCATAGACAATGGAGCCCTCGCCTGGCTGCCGACCCACAGCGCTACCGTTGCTAATCCCTCTATCGCCGTGAAAGGCGCAGGACTTGTCTTCGAGGAGCATATATTCGATTGCAATATTTGGCGCGTTCCAATGACACATCCGGATGCATGCGGCGTTTCCGGCCCCTTTATCTCATCCACCAGGACCGACTGTCAGGCAAGATATTCTCAAGACGGCGGGCGCATTGCATTCATCTCTTCTCGTTCAGGAAGCCGGGAAATATGGATATGCGATGCGGATGGAAAACGACCGCGCCAGCTCACGAACTTTAACGGCGCTTTCATTATGGAACCCAGATGGTCTCCGGATGGAAACCGTCTGGCCTTCACGGCTATGCCCGAAGGAAACGCCTCGGTTTATATCATGGAGATCGACAGCAGCCTGCCGAAGCTTCTCACCCACGACAACCATAACGAAACCAGGCCCTTTTGGTCCAGTGATGGAGAGCATCTTTATTTCACGCGAGAGGATGCAGGAAGATGGCAGATCTGGAAGATGGACCAGGAGGGGAAAAGCCGGGTTCTTGTGACTGATGACGGGATTGAAGCTTTCAAGGAATCGGAGGACGGTCTCTATCTTTATTATTGGCGGCCTCTGGATTTCTGCATCTGCAGGCTGTCATTAATTGATGGCGAAAGAACCTGTTATACCGATGGAAAGGTTCTTTCAAACTGGAATTGTTACACCCCCACTCCAAAAGGGGTCTATTCGATTCAACGAAAACCGGGATACAGTCTTTTGGTCTTCTACGATTATTCTACATGTCAGACCGATTCCATTCTCGCCTTGAATGAAAAACGATACATTGACATCGATATCTCCCCAGATGGGCAGTACCTGCTCTATAGTGGAAATGAAAAATATGAGAGAGATCTCATTCTGGTGGAGGATTTTCGGTAA
- a CDS encoding permease, with the protein MLVPTIIMAVLAIGLLIVGVARGQNEHIAGLKVGMSMTIEVLPLILFAFILAGMIQVLIPSQTIGRWIGPESGTRGIFIGTLAGILTPGGPYVSFPIVAGLLRAGSGIGTTVAFLTAWSLLGVSRLPIEVGLLGWRFAAIRILCTFFFPPIAGWIANLLFKGLGWRMGFLLLLITIMIR; encoded by the coding sequence ATGCTCGTTCCGACAATCATTATGGCGGTGCTTGCCATCGGCCTGCTCATTGTCGGTGTGGCAAGGGGTCAGAATGAACACATCGCGGGCCTTAAAGTCGGCATGAGTATGACAATTGAAGTCCTTCCTCTCATCTTATTCGCCTTCATATTGGCTGGGATGATTCAAGTGCTTATTCCGAGCCAAACGATAGGGCGCTGGATCGGACCTGAATCCGGGACCCGCGGCATCTTCATTGGAACCCTCGCAGGCATCCTGACTCCCGGCGGACCCTATGTCAGCTTTCCCATTGTGGCGGGGCTTTTGCGGGCCGGCTCCGGCATAGGCACCACAGTGGCCTTTCTCACGGCATGGTCTTTACTGGGCGTCTCCAGGCTGCCCATCGAAGTGGGGTTGTTGGGATGGCGATTCGCGGCCATTCGCATCCTTTGCACATTTTTCTTTCCACCGATCGCCGGATGGATTGCTAATCTCCTGTTCAAAGGTCTAGGTTGGCGAATGGGATTCCTTCTTCTGCTCATCACCATCATGATTAGATAA